The genomic segment AGCTGGGGGATTTGATGGGGATGTTCTCCTTACAGAGTGGGGATTCCCAAAGCATGGGGAGCCGTATCATGCGAAGACCCCGTATGCTCATGCACGCCCATATGCACCGTTTACAGCATAAGTTAGGACGTTCTGTGGCAGCTCTTGGGGCTGGAACGGCTGCCTACCATGCAGGAAAACAGGCTGGCTCAGACCAGAGAACTGCTTCCAGCTCCGGCTCTTCCAAACGGACGCAGGCAGACCACAGCAGACCAGACGGACAGGCAGCACCGGAAAAGGAATCCGTATGGAAACGGGCTGGCTCTGCGGTAGGTACGGTGGCAGATACCAAAGATAAGATAAGTGATACTGCCGGACAGCTTCGGGAGCAGGCAAAGGATTTGCCCGTCAATGCAAAGTACGCCCTTTACCACGGGAAAACACAGGTATCAGAGGGAGTACGGGATTTTACTTCCAGCGTGACCCAGACCCGAACTGCCAGAGCGGAACAACGAAATGCACAGGCAGAAAGCCGCAGACAGACGATTGCAGAACGCAGGGCAGAACTGGAACAGGCAAAACAACCGCAACAGAGAGCTTCCGAAACATCCAAAGGGGCGGCTCCTGTCCATGAACGCCCTGTTACTGCAAAGCAGCCAGAAAATTTCCGACATCATGCAGATACCGCTCATACAGGAAAACCAGCCATGCAGCCAGTTTCCCCATCCATCAGGGAATGGGGACAGGTTTCTTATGAGGGGGCTGTGGCAGAACGGGCTTCGGTTCCGGTGGTAAAATCAGCTTCCATCCACCGTGAACAGACACCGCCTGTAAGGACAGAACGACAGATAGTCCCTCCGGCTTTCCCAGACAAACCAGAGGAAAGACAAAAGACGGCTCCAACTGTCACACCGACTGCTCCCCGTCCGGCAAGACCTGTCCAGAACGACACGGCTCCTGTGATACTGGAAAGAAAACGGATTACCCCTGCGGTAAAAGAATCAAACTTTACCATCCGGCGTACCACCGCCAGAAAGGAGTGGACAAAAACGGTAACAGCGGCTGCCAAACAGAAGAAAGGGGAGAAACCATGAAGTTAAGACACCTTTTCTTTGCCTGTTCCGGCGTGTTCGTGATGATGTTCTCCCTGCTCCTTTTGGTGGTGATTGTCTTCTCGGATGAGGAAGACGGAGGAAGCGGCGGAAACCTTATCTATGGGGGCGTGAGCGTATCACAGGAAGTCCTCGCCCATAAGCCTATGCTGGAAAAGTATGCAAGGGAATATGGCATAGAGGAATACTTAAATGTGCTGCTCGCCATCATTCAGGTGGAATCCGGCGGCACACTGGAAGACGTTATGCAGTCCTCGGAATCTCTGGGGCTTCCCCCGAACTCTCTTAGCACAGAGGAATCCATCAAACAAGGCTGCAAGTATTTCTCGGAACTGCTCGCAGCGGCAGAAACAAAGGGCTGTGATTTAAATAGTGTGATTCAGTCTTACAACTACGGCGGTGGTTTCCTAGACTATGTAGCAGGGCACGGAAAAAAATACACCTTTGAACTGGCAGAGAGCTTCGCAAGGGACAAATCCGGCGGAAAGAAAGTCACCTACACCAACCCTGTTGCCGTAGAGAAAAACGGGGGCTGGCGGTATTCCTACGGAAATATGTTCTATGTCCTCTTGGTATCGCAGTACCTGACCGTGGCACAGTTTGATGATGAAACGGTACAGGCTATCATGGAGGAAGCCTTAAAGTATGAGGGCTGGACGTATGTGTACGGGGGCGATTCCCCCTCCACTTCCTTTGACTGTTCGGGACTGGTGCAGTGGTGCTATGGCAAGGCAGGAATCGCCCTGCCACGGACAGCACAGGAACAGTACAATGTGACGCAGCACATCCCCCTGTCCGAAGCAAAAGCAGGGGATTTGGTCTTTTTCCATTCCACCTACAATGCCGGAACCTATATCACCCATGTGGGGCTGTATGTGGGAAATAACCGGATGTACCATGCCGGAAATCCCATTGGTTACGCAGACCTGACAGGCTCCTACTGGCAACAGCACCTTGCCGGAGCCGGACGAATCAAACAATAAGAAAGGATGAACCGATATGATTCAGATTAGAAAAGAGGAAAACCAGAAAAAGCAGAAAGAAAAGAAGCTGAAAGTCTACAAAGTCAATACCCACAAGAAAACCGTGATTGCCCTGTGGGTGCTGCTGGCAGTGAGCTTCCTGTTTGCCGTCTATAAGAATTTCACGGCGATAGACATTCACACTGTCCATGAAACGAAAGTGATTGAGGAACAAATCCTCGACACCCACAAGATAGAAAACTTTGTGGAGAATTTCGCAGAAATCTACTATTCATGGGAACAGTCCGCCGCTTCCATTGACAACCGGACAAATGCTTTAAAAGGGTATCTCACCGGAGAGCTACAAGCCCTGAATGTAGATACCGTCCGAAAAGACATCCCCGTATCATCTGCCCTGACTGACTTCCAGATATGGGAAATCACAGAAGAAAAGGAGCAGCATTATCAAGTGACCTACACGGTGGAACAGCGTATCACAGAGGGAGAATCCAGTAAAACTGTCCGTTCCGCCTATCAGGTGACGGTCTATGTGGACAGCTCTGGAAACCTGACAATTATCCAGAACCCAACCATTACCAGCGTTCCCGTAAAATCCGGCTATACGCCGAAAGCGGTACAAAGTGACGGTACAGTGGATTCCATCACTACGGAAGAAATCAACGAATTTCTCACTACCTTTTTCAAGCTGTACCCTACGGCAACCGCAAAGGAGCTGACCTATTATGTGAATGAGGGCGTACTGAAACCTGTGGGGAAAGAATACATTTTCTCGGAACTGGT from the Blautia wexlerae DSM 19850 genome contains:
- a CDS encoding conjugal transfer protein, giving the protein MIQIRKEENQKKQKEKKLKVYKVNTHKKTVIALWVLLAVSFLFAVYKNFTAIDIHTVHETKVIEEQILDTHKIENFVENFAEIYYSWEQSAASIDNRTNALKGYLTGELQALNVDTVRKDIPVSSALTDFQIWEITEEKEQHYQVTYTVEQRITEGESSKTVRSAYQVTVYVDSSGNLTIIQNPTITSVPVKSGYTPKAVQSDGTVDSITTEEINEFLTTFFKLYPTATAKELTYYVNEGVLKPVGKEYIFSELVNPVYNRNGNQVTASLAVKYLDNQTMTTQVSQFDLVLEKNGENWKIVK
- a CDS encoding lysozyme family protein; translated protein: MKLRHLFFACSGVFVMMFSLLLLVVIVFSDEEDGGSGGNLIYGGVSVSQEVLAHKPMLEKYAREYGIEEYLNVLLAIIQVESGGTLEDVMQSSESLGLPPNSLSTEESIKQGCKYFSELLAAAETKGCDLNSVIQSYNYGGGFLDYVAGHGKKYTFELAESFARDKSGGKKVTYTNPVAVEKNGGWRYSYGNMFYVLLVSQYLTVAQFDDETVQAIMEEALKYEGWTYVYGGDSPSTSFDCSGLVQWCYGKAGIALPRTAQEQYNVTQHIPLSEAKAGDLVFFHSTYNAGTYITHVGLYVGNNRMYHAGNPIGYADLTGSYWQQHLAGAGRIKQ